DNA from Rosa rugosa chromosome 6, drRosRugo1.1, whole genome shotgun sequence:
AACTGTCTTTTCACCTCATCTTGTCACACTCATGTTTTGGTAATCAAATCGAGCTATATTCCAAACCATTTTATCGAATAACAGATTTTAAACTTTTGAACATTGCTTTTCAAAGACGAAAAAGAGGACACATGCATTTCAACCAATTTCTTGTAAATATTTACTCTATTCTATATCAATGTAAGCTCCCTAGTTATAATATCAAATACATAGAATTTAATATTTTACAGTTTCTAAACAAACAGAACTGATCCtggagccaaaaaaaaaaaaaattacagccAAACAAACAGAGTCTCTAATCCTCTAGTTACAGATTTCCTCATTCTAATCTGCATTTACAAAGCAAGAAAATGGAGATTAAAACAAGACAAATTTAGGCTCAGTAACGATTTCCAGTAGAATCGTAATGGCACAGTAACAATTCCTCACAAGCCTAACATACATTTCAAAGCAGAAACTAACAGTGACGTAGAATCGAATCCATGAGGGGAAGATAGGCTCGCATTCATGGAGTATTTGTTTGTTTCCAGAGAAAATGAAAACGGAGATAAAATCAGGGAGCCAAAATTAGAAAGCGAGAGAGTGAAACCGAATCGAAGAAAGCGATAGAGAGCAGAAAGGGACTGACCTTATCGCCGGAGAAATTTTCACAGTGCGGTTGAGGTTTGCGAGTGGTGCTTTTcgcttgaagacgacgatggAAACCCTTGGAGATTTTCTGTGTAACGCTTTTGAGTGCGCGAGAGTTTCGTGAGGGAGGGAAAACCAGAGCGAGCGAGCAAGCCGTTATATTgggaacagagagagagagaggtaggtAGGGTGTGATTTTGACACGTGGGTGTTTGGTTGGGTTCGGGTGACGTGGCGGGAGGGGGGGGGGTAAAAGACTAGAGATGATGACGTTAAAGgtaaatttgaatttcaaaattattTTGATTAATTTCAAACGGGCAAAAGTGTTTTTAAGACGTCATTTATTTCTGAAATAATTTAGTTTCAAGAAAAAGATTTCGTGTAAATGTAATTTTTACTTGTGAATGTGAGTATCTTGAATGAGTAATGATCTTGATCAAGTGATGTGACACTGGTAAATCTTGACAGCACCTCTCAATGTGTTGGGACTATTTTGTTTCGTTTTTTCAAAAAAAGCAAATTACTTCATACGCCTCCCTCCATTTTTATTACAATAATTTGAATGTATTGACCCCTCAGCACAATCTGTCTTTGGTGACTCGTCACATTTGTCAATGAAACATTCAATGAAAACTTATTATGTAACAACAATTTGTTTATTGAATGTCAATAAATGTCTATTTTTGATATGCAAATATGTATTCTTTCATTTGCAATATTTCATTATTTTTAATGAAATTCTGCCATATGTCTAAAGTTTCCagtgaaattttgtagagattctCCTATTGTGTTATATCTCTCTTAGTTATCAACCTCTCCGGGTCTTTGAAAATTGCATATCTGATATCTCAATGCCTCTAGCGTGGACCTCATAAGTGGCACCGCATTATGCAATTTCAACAACTGCATCTTTTACGAAATCTCGTCAGGACAAACAACGTCAATACAATCTCGTTGGTATGGGCAACTTTCTCAATTCAAAAAGCCAATAAAACCTCTAACCTCCTTGATGGAACCAGTTCGCTACTACAAAGAACTAAAAGATCTTGGAGGTATGAGTAAAAACGCTCCTACAAAGATCTCTACTACATGCAAGCCCTAAAACAATTATCATCTCCGAATTCTTTTTGCTCCCACTGAAGAGGAGCCTCCGCCCAAGCATTGACACTGTGGAGAGGAAGTATAGTTCACGGTAGGGAGACATGAGACATCCACAAAATATCGACAAAGTCTGGTAATGTCCCATGCCTCAAGAGGATGGATGgagaaatttaaagaaaaaagcTCAGAAGAGATATTCAAGCTGTCATGATGTGCCAAGGGGCATGCATAAGGCATAGTTAATGACGTAGCACTTGGGGCAAGCGTACACACCACCTATATTCTATGCCTATTTTGGAGCGATTGGGAGATTCATCATCCTCTAAGAGTCTAAGACACTATTATTTTCTTTGAAGGAAGCGGAGCATAATCGAGAATAAGTTTCTCAAGGTATCAGGCTTAAGTAACATGTGTTTAAATTGGTAAGAGCTTCTAGCCTTCTAGGTGTTGTATCCAGTGTTACCTGAAACGCGAAATGTTGCGGTAAGGGTACGCGGTACGCTAAGATATATTAgctaattttaattaaaataaattacataaataaaattatagaaaaataataaatagataaccataccaaaaataaaaatcttaacaagaattataaaataaaaataaattgtcaTTACTGCTTAAAAATTAATTAAGTTTTTCAATCcaacaaagaaaattaaaaataaaaataaaaaattctgaTGGCTGGAACCTAGTGGGAGGCTTGGCCATCACGCCTGTATAAGTCCTTATTTCGAAGTGTTGCTTGAGTCTCTTGCTCTTGTAATTATGGATATATGAGTTTGATGTGTTCCTGGCCGAATCGGTTATGCATTGAGAATGGGTGGAATAGGTCTGCATGAAGTACACTTGGTACGCGATGAATCTTCCTCATCAACATAGTTTCCGTCTAACATTCTCCATTGCAAGTCCTCCCATCTCACTAGCGACTCATCTACTTCCTTTGATTTTGGATTAATGTCCCATCTCTTATAAGTTTTATTATTGTAGTCTTCGGAGAAACGTGAAAGCAGACGAATATTGGAATAATAAAAACCAATTTATCAGCTTTTTTAGCATTCAGCTTATTTCTCTTGACATTGTGAATGTATGAATACGTACTCCAATTTCTTTTGGCAGATGAACTTGATATTTTTGTTTAGGGCAACAGAAGACTGATCCATTGATATAAAATCATATGACCTCACTCAGTCAAGCTTGAGAGGTCCAAGGACCCCTCGTTTTACAAATCTATGCTCAGATAACATGATTACAAACCAAAAGGAAACTTCAAAAAGACTAAAATCCTAAAGGAGCTGCAGAATTTGAAAAAAACTCCTAACCCTACACTGCCCTAAAATGAAACCAATGTACGTCCTgaacatcttgacgcctaaCACCCTCttggtgtacgtcgcaacatTCAACACACCCACAGCAACATGGTAGGAACAGGTGCAAGACAAAGAGCAGGACAGACAACCCCCAAAAAACCCAAACCCGACCCAAGTGTGAGAGAGTAGGGGAATTAGGCAAACGTAGGCCCAATTCACTAAACTGCAACAATACAGCCCATAAAGGCAGAGGCCCAAAGGCCCACTACCCAAACCCTACGTCCCCAACACCCAGTAGACGAATTTGGCTCTTCTGAAAGCCGCCTGCCACTTCCTAATCAATCCGGCAGGAGACCATGGCGACCATCCCGCCGCCCACCAAACCTGTGCTAGCAGCCATACTAACAGCACCAGGTCAACTTGGGTTGACTTCGACTGTACCAACTACGTTTCTGATCAAGCAGAGCTAGCCGCCTCCAACTCTGATGTCGTTGCAACCACCGCTGGTCAGGAGAGCGCCTTGGATCACCCTTAGAGCCGTCGCGCTGCACAAAAAGTGATTTGGATCTGACTGCAGACGAAACGCTAACGTTGCCAAGTATTCTCTTGCTTCTCTAACCGGAAGGAACGACGCTGGGCATCCTGCAGCAGACAGAGATCCGTGGGGTTCGCCGCCGCTTGCTtcacgaaacctaggtttcggaATATTGCTCCCCAAAGACCGGAGCGGCAGATGAACTTGATATTGGTTGAGCTAGTACCTGTTTATTTGTGGAACTTGATATTGGTTGAGCTAGTACCTGTTTATTTGTGATATTGTGTGAAACAAAACATACATATATCAAGTTAGTAAACTAGCTGACGAAGTGATGTTAGCTCAGTTGTTAGAGCatccactacctatgtacgaagtcatgggttcgagtcaccatgggggcaggagtgaaaccctttgatccttttttttttaaaaaaaaagttagtaAACTAGCTAGTTAATATACATGACAAAAGAAAAGGACGGGAAGTCACAAGATATtgttatataaaaataaattaataactcCAGAGAATATGAATAAAGGTTGGAATGTAGCAATTAAGGCATTAAGTGCAGAAGACAGAATATATGCtaataataaaacaattattACGGCAATTCTTCTAGCAAGCATCGGAGCTCGATCATTCAACCTAaggcaaagttttttttttttttttgattcaagCCTAAAGCAAAgtttaacaaaattaaaaaaaatatatatatatatatataacactaataaattataattataaATTAACAAAGATTAAAATATCACTTTTTGTGCAACTTCTACTAATTCTGGAATTTGTGAACCATATGTTGACCACCAATCAATGGCATCCATAGTTACAGTATCTGTTTGGGCAGCTTGTGTAGCAAAATACCTTTTTACTGATGAAAAAAGACATATTGTTGACGTAATAACtctgcttcttctccatcttctGAGATCTTATCAAATGTTTTCATGAGACTTGTAATCACTTCTATATCTTGATTAGGGCTCCTTCGAGTAAATCCTCCTGGTGCTGGTTTACTAAGATATTCTCTATCATAAAATCTTAGTGTCAGGGCATATCCAACACAATGGATAgggtaatttatttttttccaccTTTGGAGCACAATCTTTTTGACTTGTGGAAAATAATTAGAGTACAGCCCAGAACTCATAACTTCTCTTACTTCTCCAAGCATATTGTCCATCCTTTCATAAACTTCACCCATCTTTTgacaatcacaatcacaatatttaattaaaaaatatattggCTTTGTGATATTCACTATAGTCAGCACATTGTCCCATATGTTGTCTGCCAACACAGCTTCTGCTATTTCCTGCCCAAGTTTTCTTGTCTCGACATCTAAAGTCTTCACCCAATCTTTCCATATTTAAAGAATTACCATACTTGCTAGTGCTTCTTTGCAATCAATAAGTCATTTCAACAAGATATAATGCAATGCAAATCTAGTTTTCTCTACTTTCAATAACTCCAATTTTGATTGACTTCTGAACATGGCCAAAGCAAGTGAGTGGTTCAAAAAGAACTTAACAATAGTTTTTCCAATATTATAAATTTCCTCAAACCACTTAATCTCTTTTGCCAAATCTTTAAAAATAAGATTAAAAGTATGAACAACACAAggagaccaaaagatatgttcATGTACCTTTTTAATCTCTCTCCTAGCATACTCGCAGTTTGCTACATTATTAGTGACTATCTGGAGGACATTTGACGATCCCACCTCTTCAATTGCAGTAAGCATAAAGTCAGCAATCACTACACCAGTTTTTGGTATCCCAGAAAAATCTTGAGCATAAAGAAACATAGCTCCTCTACTATTTGCAGCAATAATGTTGATAAGTGGTTCACGCTTCACGTTAGACCATCAATCTGATACAATTGAAACACCGTGAGTAAACCATATATCTTTGACATGAGCTAATTCTTTTTCTAGACTTCGTTTACATTCATCAAGcaaagtagtttttttttttttcagaagatGGAGCCTTATAACCCTTGGGTCCATTATTTATAGCTGAAATCATCTCATGAAAGTGGGGATTTCTTAAAACATTAAACGGAATTTCATTAGCACACCTCTCATCACCTTCATATCAACACTATATTTGTCCATAATCTTGAACATATCATCAAGAACACCCGCGGTGGATTTTTGCGGTTATTGCCTCAAGATTGTTGAGCTTTTCAAGGATGAAGAAACTCCTCTCTTTTTTTCAGCTTCCATAACCATTATGCGAACCCTCTTATATTCCTCTTGATTATTAATCAATGGTTGACATCGACGgatctctgatttttttttccaaggtGATTACCAAAAAAGTTGTAGTGAATGCGAGTATATGAACTCTTAAACTGACAATTACAATGTTTGCAGGTCCATATCTTTGTTCGACCCGAATTTTTTCCTTGCGCTCCACTTGTGATAATAACTTCATTGAGTAATGGCTTCATGTCAGAATTCATTGAAATTTCTTGAGATTCTTGAGCTTGTTCGTGGCTGTTTCTACTCGATGATTGGTTTGTATTACTCGTTTGAGTTTCTTCAACAGAATTATTGTCTTCATACTCACCGACATCATCTTCATAATTTTCTTCTAAAATTGGTTCTTGACGTgatggttttctttttccaaatGCCATTGTTGAGCTGAGCAAAATAATAGACCTTTGTTTTATCACTTTATGCTTTGTACGTACTATTATGAATTGCATGTAGCTTATATAGAGTCTGAACTCTTAACAATTTTGGAATTAGGATTCCTTATCAATCAACAAAATCTTTGGAAAGCAGGATTCCTGATCATAATCCTAAAGGACATTTATTTTACCTAAATACCCCTTATTAATATACTATGACAACCACATTACTTATGGAGGATAAACAAGTAAATTAACAAATAACACCATAGATTAGCTTTTTTTAGATAATCATAGATCAGCTTATATTGAGATGATTATGCCGTGAACAAGTCATTATCCTTTAATCTTTTTATTAAAGAAAGTGACGACAGAATCCCAGagattcaattgagattttgtaATCTTTCCCAGCAAATTGAAGATTGCGTTTTCGTATCCATTGACTTAGTCTTCACCCTTCAAGAACATCCACCTTCCTCATTCAAACAAATCAACACCAAAACTTTAACGGTCACGATGCGTCCATTCTTCTGCCTCTTTGCAATCCTCGCCATCCTCCACCCTCTAGCGGCCGCCGCACGTAGTGGAATGGCCGGTGGATGGAAGTTGATTAAGGACATCAACGACCCACACGTGAAGGAGATCGCGGAGTTCGCGGTGTCGAAGTACAATTGTAATACCCGCAATTTTCCATTTCGTCTCGTGAAATTGTGCGAATTGATTAAAGTGCTTTTGCACGAATATTACCCgaaataattcaactttttgaattatcgaagtttcgaaatattcgttttaacaaaagctcgaattgtgcgattcaagaaaaatcgacttttctacgtacggaatttgggaaaaacttccttcataaaagttgtagagctcgtcgatatgatcgcgtgcatatgtcgaacgaaatttttgaagttcgtacgattatgttacgaattttggaaatatgagattctttttataatctcttttcctcggattctcttttagaaatttctttttcttccttttccttttccttttcctttcctccgggtctccttccttctttttctttttctcttttttttttcttctttctctctctcgctcgaccgaaaccgaaaacagagcaaaggctcttcggtctctctctacctccaccggccaccaaacggcgtcgaaccacttccttttgcttcgtctcagccttgcgcagctgccagaggcagccttgcaccgtgacacggccaccagcggcggcgggaagctccgcccggtttgagctcgttttggaaacaagcttgatatctcaagctaccggtcaccaatcctcaccaaaatccatccacaagctcgcctcaacttcctgaaactcccagaagcagcctcacacggcggcgtggcccgtagcagtggctgcaagtcaaacccaaccaagaacgagaccggagctatcgatcaagatatctcgagctgtagtgcatcgttttgattgattctttttccagtgggttccccttgatgttattaacaactctctagaaggcatagaggcctgaaattgaagctttgacgtcgaaatcgagccttgccggattctgcaaaattctggaatttttccgaccaccgaagctttcgatcggtatatctcgggctacagaccatatttttctgtgattcttgaaccagtgagttcttcttgagtttcttaacaactcttcagaaggaatcgaagccttaaattgacgtttttacgtcgaattggagctcgccgttttctgcagtttctcgccggtttctggaaaattccggccaccttcatactgttcaaggtaattttcgaccccttccggtcattttcagacttcgtgctagttatgaaagttgtcaagcatgatgagaggaagaagagcagcccggccccgacaccattggtggtggtcggcggcggctctgccactaactccggcggccctttccggccacctccggggatcaaaaatatggtttctgtacattttcagattctatatttcaatacgatcatttcgatatattatacgcaatttttggatatcgtatgattaagttatgaatttttaagtttagatcgatttcgatcgttagatttgtgatctgtgaagttaggaccgtcagatggacttgtagttttgatatgatgatcttatgactgtcccagtggctttgtgtggtcatgggcgaagatccgaccgttggatcttcgtataaatgcaaaacagtgattaggaaggcgatccgtgaggatccgaccgttggatcatcatgtaatttcaatccgaccgttggattgtcgtttgattatgtttttgagttattggctaagttaaggtcatgtttgattaggtgatcgacggtttgatttggcggacgattcgtgaaattgtattttgagctgttaagaagacgcagcgggaatttagaggtgagtaaacctcacgtggttcatattacgaaccgagtacctttaattactttattttctgtagtaattgtgtgaaaatatttatggaataaatatttgttttaaatcatatggacttgatcaactacggtccataggtaagtaaaatgatttaattatacaaaatgaatttcatgattttcttgtgtgaactatagttggtattagtggtcattcctgagtgggtgattacgtatatatatatatatttacgtgattatatgtggaatggtgtgacattgaagagtgtggaattgtgatgatttatttattatggtttgaaatttgacttatcatatttatatgtgatgatcatgattgatgagttcttgttaatattcatgatttacattggagtatgtatagagttggagaatgtaggattctgaggacgaggtgtccgaagtttgacggttatggataaccggagtgtttgtgtactgaggacggggatgtccaaagtgcgacggtttattattaaccgaagttgtgtactgaggacggggatgtccaaagtgcgacggtttattattaaccgaagttgtgtaccgaggacggggatgtccaaagtgcgacggtttattattaaccgaagttgtgtaccgaggacggggatgtccaaagtgcgacggtttattattaaccgaagtatatggtgctgaggatggggatgtccaaagcgcgacggttatagtgttaaccgaagtatttttgccgttgcttgaccctaggccaaggtgtcagaggtaacgaggcagttagagctctaacgtgttattgggatggaccatgagtggtgttatgtgggttgggtgtttgcaggaccagtgtggtgtattgtgatttgaggattgtgaaaatgtattccttgtggttttccatgagtggtttgatgtctctttgcagacgtaatactgttgaattttacttgaattgtaatttaataaatcaacagttctttcttgtttactcatactggctgtaaaaagcttaccgggttttgtgttgttgcaactcccggtacactattcaaattgtgtagcgggtaatcctacaggacaggagaaccaggacggtgatcgtgcggttagagcaatggttatagttttacagcaattgtaatagtgaggcgagttaagctcatttgagcattacaatttgatttggtgggagtgtgctgtaataaataacttgaggatttgggttattgtaaatttgagagttgtgaagtgtggttgtttgtgagaaaaaaattcaggatgttagttgtaatttgttattattcatgtttcggatttgaattgattattcaaaattcggggcgcgACAACAATAAGAAATCCGGGAAGAAGCTAGAGTTTCAGAGCATGTGAAAGGCGAGACTCAGGTCGTCGTCGGTGAAAACTACCGGCTCGTCATCGCCATCAAAGATAACTAGGTGTCAACCAAGTAGAAGGAACCACCGTCGCCGCCGCTGTAGATCTAGAGGAAGTCAGAGGCGAGCGCCAAGAAGAAGTGGTTCCCGGATCGCAGAGAACGCGGGCGGCCTTTCGAATCTGGGTGAGCTTCTTCTTCAAGTGGAGTTGGCTTAGACCAATCCTGACCTCCTGGTTGAAAATAGTTAACGACATGGGATCGCTATGTTTGGCGATCCGGATCGCGAACGCCCCGCGATTGGGTTCGTGTGATCAGGAAAGCGGATCGCCGCCAGGTACAACATTTCAGACCTACACCCGAGTTTGAATCATCAGCGACACTGATTGAagttaaatctcaatctattcttGATGGCCAATAAGAGGAAGTGTTCTGACATGAATCCTGAGCACAAATTAGCCTTTAGGCCTAAAAAGCATGTGAGGATACCGTGCGATCTCAATCTAAAAGAAAAAGGTATTGGGATTAAGTTACAACATTAACCACGTAATCTAATTCACAAATCGTTTACTCACTCACCTTAACCCACCCAAccctataaaaaaataaaaaataaaaaaaacccttaacccaccccacccttacatatggaCTTAtgcaatgttggaattataatttaccaacaggtcacagctcaccgacaTTTACTCATTCACCTGAAACTCACTTAAATCCTGATCTCATTTATATTATGGATAAACACTCCATGAATTCAAATTCGCAAGAACCTCAAAATGCACATTCCATATTTCCATACAAGCAAATATGACAACCTCAAAACACCAATATAAACACCAAGAATTCAAATTCGCAAGAACCCAACACGTCTTTTTGGGTTCCAGCTCTGAAAACAAACACGAACAGACACCACCGCCACCACTTGTACAATGCCAACTCACAAACCCCTCCAACAAGGCTGAAAGCCAAATCCTCAACAACAAAGCTGCAGAGAAAGCCGGTAGCAAGAACCAACACCTTTCCAACCCAACACCAGAACAACTTTAAAACATTTTTGGTCTGTAGTTCAACTTTTGAATAAAATAGGAAAAAGATGAACAAAAGAGAGAAAGACAAACCATCACCATATACTAttcaaaatagagaaaatacaAATCAGAccaaataattataaataaaaaaattaaacaccagagaaaaaaaaaaaaaaaaaaaaagaaggaaaaagataaaggaggagagagaaactgaggGCAGGAAGAAGAGACAGGAAGTTCCCCCAAAATTGTCAGAAAGACTCACCAAACCCCATATCACAGAGAGAAGAAGAACCAGAGAAATATTACACTGTGGGGGTGACGACCTTTTCAAACTCTACACACCcacacccttcttcttcttcctcaatttcATGAATCCCCACAAAACAGAGGAAGACCTCttccaccatcaccaccaccatttccaccaccacctccacaaCCATGATCTGGACCCACCGCATCCTCCCCCGATCGTCCAATCCGAGCCGTCCATTCCCCTCCCGCAAAACGACGTCGTCGAGCCGTTGTTCACTCCTCTCCCCGAAATCGACCTCTTCCgctcctcctccacctcctcctccccccCGGCCCACTCCTCCTCCGAAAACGAAAACGACGACGTTTcgaaccctaaccctagctcgGCCCCGAGCAACAGCGCCGCCGCCGCGATGAAATCGACGCCGCTCTACATCAGCCCGGAGCCGCACATCTCGTCGCAGTTCTACACCTTCAACCTGGAGTCCCACTCCCTCATGATCCGCTGCCTCATGGAGGCCCGCCTCGCCACCCCCGCCGAGATCCGCGACGCCACCCCCGCCGACGTGCTCAAGTCGTGGCGCGCCGTCTGGAAGGACCGGAACGAGGACACCGCTTACGTCACGGCCTGGAAGCGCATCCAGGACAAGCTCTCGGCGCACCTCGACCAAAACGGTAACGAATTTCTGTGCTTCAAGAACAATACTCAGCAATTCGTTTCGCACATTAATCAGTGGCAGGATATTGTTATGGCTTTTCATAGTGATACCGATTTGAAACACTTGGGGCTTAAGGAAACCATTGATAGGATTAAGCAGGTCTGGACTGTAGGTGCTAAGTTTTACGGCATTCCCGAGAGTTACATTAGAGTCTGTGTTGCTGCCTGTCCTGTCTGTTCCTCTGCCTCCTCGGGGCTTTCGGCCAGGAATAAGAGGCGGCGGTTTGAGTATACCGAGTCGTTTGATGTGCCGGCGAAGGAGGTGCCGCATAAGCTTCAGCAGCTCGCTGCAAAGCATAAGGTGGTGCTTTGCATTAGGCAGAAGTATATTAGGTATAAGCCGTTTATGGCTGAGGTTAAGGACTATGCTTGCCACAGGGCGGGTGAGCCGGCTGCGAAGAAGTCTAAGATACTGAAGAGGGAGCCCTATGCCTCGAAGCGGTGTGGGTGTGGGTTTCGGATTAGGGCCATAGTTCCTATTACGAATTATAATGAGAAGGACAAGACGTTTGTGTATCAGGAAGAGGGGATGGCTGTGTTTAAGTTGTATGCTGTGCATTCTGGGCATGAGCCGGGACCGCTGGATGGGAATGCGAGGATTATGCATCGGGTTGTGGGGCACAAAGGTGGGTTTTTGATGGATCAAGATACTGTGTATGGGGTAAGTGATGAATTTGATAACGAGGGGTTTGGATTGTTGGGGAAGGATGAAGGGGATTTGCACCATTCAGTTTTGCAGCAGGTGAAGGAGTTGAGAGCTGAAGTTGGCTGTTTAGAAGAGAAAATTGCAAAAATCCCACAAGAGCTTTTGGGATCAGTGTCTCGAGAATTGTTTGATATTGTGAATAAAGTTAGACATATAGGTGAGGGAAGTTCGAAGACGATGGGATTGCTCCAGGACAAGCCAGAATCAGATGATATTTTGGTCGGGGAGAATGATTTGGCACATTGGACTGATAACCACCATGATCGTCTATATGGAGATGGACAGGACGCTGATTTGATTGAGGATGATGAAGATAGTTTTGGGCGAACTCTTGGGGATGTTGTCCCTTGGGAACAGATGAGGACAGAGTGTAGGAGTCAGAAGGATCTGATCAGTGAAGCTTGTAAGCCTGAGAAGTGGTTGAAATGCAGTGACTTCGATGAAAAgagcatccttgattgccagGATACTAAACTAACCAAGCCCTTATCACAAGACGAGAGTATAGTGACAGATGTAGGTCTTATTGGTTTACAGGTTGATAGTTTCTACCAAGGGACTTCTAAATGGTATGATTCTCCTTGTGGGTTGGACCCAGGTGCGGATTGTGGGGATAGTGCATTCAGGCATGGGGGGATTGTTTAGTCTCTGGAC
Protein-coding regions in this window:
- the LOC133714917 gene encoding uncharacterized protein LOC133714917; its protein translation is MNPHKTEEDLFHHHHHHFHHHLHNHDLDPPHPPPIVQSEPSIPLPQNDVVEPLFTPLPEIDLFRSSSTSSSPPAHSSSENENDDVSNPNPSSAPSNSAAAAMKSTPLYISPEPHISSQFYTFNLESHSLMIRCLMEARLATPAEIRDATPADVLKSWRAVWKDRNEDTAYVTAWKRIQDKLSAHLDQNGNEFLCFKNNTQQFVSHINQWQDIVMAFHSDTDLKHLGLKETIDRIKQVWTVGAKFYGIPESYIRVCVAACPVCSSASSGLSARNKRRRFEYTESFDVPAKEVPHKLQQLAAKHKVVLCIRQKYIRYKPFMAEVKDYACHRAGEPAAKKSKILKREPYASKRCGCGFRIRAIVPITNYNEKDKTFVYQEEGMAVFKLYAVHSGHEPGPLDGNARIMHRVVGHKGGFLMDQDTVYGVSDEFDNEGFGLLGKDEGDLHHSVLQQVKELRAEVGCLEEKIAKIPQELLGSVSRELFDIVNKVRHIGEGSSKTMGLLQDKPESDDILVGENDLAHWTDNHHDRLYGDGQDADLIEDDEDSFGRTLGDVVPWEQMRTECRSQKDLISEACKPEKWLKCSDFDEKSILDCQDTKLTKPLSQDESIVTDVGLIGLQVDSFYQGTSKWYDSPCGLDPGADCGDSAFRHGGIV
- the LOC133716606 gene encoding cysteine proteinase inhibitor 5-like; amino-acid sequence: MRPFFCLFAILAILHPLAAAARSGMAGGWKLIKDINDPHVKEIAEFAVSKYNSRVSEHVKGETQVVVGENYRLVIAIKDN